One Streptomyces sp. RPA4-2 genomic window carries:
- a CDS encoding DUF3152 domain-containing protein, whose product MPRFQDRFQDGTPAHGIPRQSDGTPAHGVPRFPDGTPARGVPRFAEGTPARGVPRFPDGTPAHGIPRTADGMPVHGVPRMAEGAPARGQVQARGGHPEQRETGGGWGEFRGGPPSGAAYGGPRTTPRAAPAGQSGPMVPGGPRVPGQRQETGTAPGTGSGDGHGPRQAYVDAFDEGGTGDVDLFAPRRTTTLRSSPHGPAAGWDTPVTDWDPQVVEESPPQPEEEGRSRGGKGRTFTGIAAAAVTTVLAVVVAGQVATGRDGGGAHTQAAGAGRGALDPASRGDDRATASGTPGVRPVKTLTYDEKMGVTYPLGPKLKASGRFDAVAGFDKAPGTGRKYTYRVDVEQGLGLDGALFAQAVQKTLNDRRSWAHNGARSFERISSGRPDFVITLASPGTTADWCAKSGLDTTEDNVSCDSASTERVMINAYRWAQGSRTYGAAIHPYRQMLINHEVGHRLGYGHVSCEKDGALAPVMQQQTKFLDHDGIHCLPNPWPYPGS is encoded by the coding sequence GTGCCGCGCTTCCAGGACCGCTTCCAGGACGGGACCCCGGCCCACGGCATTCCCCGGCAGTCCGACGGGACACCGGCCCATGGGGTGCCGCGTTTCCCCGACGGGACGCCCGCGCGCGGGGTGCCGCGTTTCGCCGAGGGGACCCCGGCGCGCGGAGTGCCGCGCTTTCCCGACGGGACGCCCGCGCACGGCATCCCGCGGACGGCCGACGGGATGCCCGTGCACGGTGTCCCGCGGATGGCGGAGGGCGCTCCGGCCCGGGGGCAGGTCCAGGCGCGTGGCGGGCACCCCGAGCAGCGTGAGACCGGGGGCGGCTGGGGCGAGTTCAGGGGCGGTCCGCCGAGCGGAGCCGCGTACGGCGGCCCCCGGACGACACCCCGCGCCGCGCCCGCCGGCCAGTCCGGGCCCATGGTGCCGGGCGGACCTCGCGTCCCCGGCCAACGCCAGGAGACCGGCACGGCACCGGGGACCGGGTCCGGGGACGGGCATGGGCCGCGGCAGGCCTACGTGGACGCCTTCGACGAGGGCGGCACCGGGGACGTCGACCTCTTCGCGCCCCGGCGGACCACCACGCTCCGCAGCTCCCCCCACGGCCCCGCCGCCGGCTGGGACACCCCCGTCACCGACTGGGATCCGCAGGTCGTCGAGGAGTCGCCGCCGCAGCCCGAGGAGGAGGGCAGGTCCAGGGGCGGCAAGGGCCGGACGTTCACCGGTATCGCCGCGGCCGCCGTCACCACCGTGCTCGCCGTCGTGGTCGCCGGACAGGTGGCCACGGGACGCGACGGCGGCGGCGCCCACACGCAAGCCGCCGGTGCGGGCCGGGGCGCCCTCGACCCCGCCTCACGCGGCGACGACCGGGCCACCGCGTCCGGCACACCCGGCGTGCGGCCCGTGAAGACACTGACGTACGACGAGAAGATGGGCGTGACGTACCCGCTCGGCCCCAAGCTCAAGGCGTCGGGCAGGTTCGACGCCGTCGCCGGGTTCGACAAGGCGCCCGGCACGGGCCGGAAGTACACCTATCGAGTGGATGTGGAACAGGGGCTCGGACTTGACGGCGCGCTCTTCGCGCAGGCCGTGCAGAAGACCCTGAACGACCGGAGGAGCTGGGCCCACAACGGCGCCCGCTCCTTCGAGCGGATCTCCTCCGGCAGGCCCGACTTCGTGATCACGCTGGCCAGCCCGGGTACCACCGCCGACTGGTGCGCCAAGTCCGGTCTGGACACGACCGAGGACAACGTGTCCTGCGACTCGGCCTCCACCGAACGCGTCATGATCAACGCGTACCGCTGGGCCCAGGGCTCCAGGACGTACGGCGCCGCGATCCACCCCTACCGGCAGATGCTCATCAACCACGAGGTCGGCCACCGGCTCGGATACGGCCATGTCAGCTGCGAGAAGGACGGCGCGCTCGCTCCGGTCATGCAGCAGCAGACCAAGTTCCTCGATCATGACGGGATTCACTGCCTGCCCAACCCCTGGCCGTACCCGGGCAGTTGA
- a CDS encoding TetR/AcrR family transcriptional regulator, which translates to MTAIEQTEAARPRGTRLPRRARRNQLLGAAQEVFVAQGYHSAAMDDIAERAGVSKPVLYQHFPGKLDLYLALLDQHCESLLQAVRTALASTTDNSLRVRATMDAYFAYVEDDGGAFRLVFESDLTNEPAVRERVDKVTHECAEAICDVIAEDTGLSRAESMLLASGLGGLAQVVARSWLHSDRSVPRDQAVQLLTSLAWRGIAGFPLHTTDHR; encoded by the coding sequence GTGACAGCCATCGAGCAGACAGAGGCGGCGCGCCCGCGGGGCACTCGCCTGCCGCGCCGTGCCCGACGCAACCAGCTCCTCGGCGCCGCCCAGGAAGTGTTCGTTGCTCAGGGGTACCACTCGGCCGCCATGGACGACATCGCCGAGCGCGCGGGCGTCAGCAAGCCGGTCCTCTACCAGCACTTCCCGGGCAAGCTGGACCTGTATCTCGCCCTGCTGGACCAGCACTGCGAGTCCCTGCTGCAGGCGGTACGGACGGCGCTCGCGTCCACCACGGACAACTCGCTGCGCGTCCGCGCCACCATGGACGCGTACTTCGCGTACGTCGAGGACGACGGCGGCGCCTTCCGACTGGTGTTCGAGTCCGACCTGACGAACGAGCCGGCGGTCCGCGAGCGCGTGGACAAGGTCACGCACGAGTGCGCGGAGGCCATCTGCGACGTCATCGCGGAGGACACCGGTCTCTCGCGCGCCGAATCGATGCTCCTCGCCTCCGGTCTGGGCGGTCTGGCCCAGGTGGTGGCCCGTTCCTGGCTGCACAGCGACCGCAGCGTGCCGCGCGACCAGGCGGTCCAGTTGCTGACCTCGCTGGCGTGGCGGGGCATCGCGGGCTTCCCGCTGCACACCACCGACCACCGCTGA
- a CDS encoding ABC transporter permease codes for MSNLPGAGGFTGFAVRRLAGAVVTLLAISVIIYLVFYVAPGDVAQITCGPRCSPAQVHQVSEQLKLGDPLYLRYWHFLQGIVVGHDYSTGTSVQHCGAPCLGLSYQSDQQVTHLIWTKLPVTLSLVLGAMVLWLILGVGTGVLSAWRRGRITERVLTGVTLAGTATPVFVIGLVLMIVVCGQLQWLPFPQYVPFTEDPEQWAWNLLLPWLAFALIEAAKYARLTRASMLETLAEDHVRTFRAYGVGERSIIGRHALRGAIAPVIALNANDVGSAIGGAVLTETMFGLPGLGRELVHAVQVVDLPVVVGMVLVTGFFVVLANAVADVLYAVADRRVVLT; via the coding sequence ATGAGCAACCTGCCCGGGGCCGGCGGATTCACCGGATTCGCCGTACGGCGTCTGGCCGGCGCCGTCGTCACCCTGCTCGCGATCTCCGTGATCATCTACCTCGTCTTCTACGTCGCTCCCGGCGACGTCGCCCAGATCACCTGCGGCCCGCGCTGCTCGCCCGCCCAGGTGCACCAGGTCTCCGAGCAGTTGAAGCTCGGCGATCCGCTGTACCTGCGCTACTGGCACTTCCTGCAGGGCATCGTCGTCGGGCACGACTACTCGACGGGCACCTCCGTGCAGCACTGCGGCGCGCCCTGCCTCGGCCTCTCGTACCAGAGCGACCAGCAGGTCACCCACCTGATCTGGACGAAGCTGCCCGTCACCCTCTCGCTCGTGCTCGGCGCGATGGTGCTGTGGCTGATCCTCGGCGTCGGCACCGGCGTGCTCTCCGCGTGGCGCCGCGGCCGGATCACCGAGCGCGTGCTGACCGGCGTCACGCTCGCCGGCACCGCCACACCCGTCTTCGTCATCGGGCTGGTGCTGATGATCGTCGTCTGCGGACAGCTCCAGTGGCTGCCCTTCCCGCAGTACGTGCCCTTCACCGAGGACCCCGAGCAGTGGGCGTGGAACCTGCTGCTCCCCTGGCTGGCGTTCGCCCTGATCGAGGCCGCCAAGTACGCCCGGCTGACCCGCGCCTCGATGCTGGAGACCCTCGCCGAGGACCATGTCCGCACCTTCCGCGCCTACGGCGTGGGGGAACGCTCGATCATCGGCAGGCACGCCCTGCGCGGTGCGATCGCGCCGGTCATCGCGCTGAACGCCAACGACGTCGGCTCGGCGATCGGCGGCGCCGTGCTCACCGAGACGATGTTCGGACTGCCCGGACTCGGACGGGAACTCGTGCACGCGGTGCAGGTCGTCGACCTGCCGGTGGTCGTCGGGATGGTCCTGGTCACCGGCTTCTTCGTGGTCCTGGCCAACGCCGTCGCGGACGTCCTGTACGCGGTGGCCGACCGACGGGTGGTGCTGACGTGA
- a CDS encoding DUF3107 domain-containing protein codes for MEVKIGVQHAPREIVLESGQTPEEVERAVSEALAGKSQLLSLVDDHGRKVLVPADRLAYVELGEPTQRKVGFSAL; via the coding sequence GTGGAGGTCAAGATCGGCGTGCAGCACGCGCCCCGCGAGATCGTTCTGGAGAGCGGTCAGACCCCGGAAGAGGTCGAGCGCGCGGTGTCCGAGGCGCTGGCCGGCAAGTCGCAGCTGCTGAGCCTCGTGGACGACCACGGGCGCAAGGTCCTGGTTCCGGCCGACCGCCTCGCCTACGTGGAGCTCGGTGAGCCCACGCAGCGCAAGGTGGGATTCAGCGCGCTGTAG
- a CDS encoding ABC transporter substrate-binding protein: MRQPSVNRARVATVSLALVVAAGAAACGPKDNDAKGAGGDSKPRKGGTLTVLNANPQEDFDPARLYTSGGGNVPSLVFRTLTTRNRENGAAGAKVVPDLATDTGRPSKDATVWTYTLKKGLKYEDGTPITSADIKYGIERSFAAELSGGAPYLRDWLIGGADYQGPYKDKKGLESIETPDDLTIVFHLDKPEGEFPYLATQTQFTPVPKAKDNGTKYEEHPISSGPYKVVKNENDGERLILARNTHWSASTDAERKAYPDKIDVRSGLDSSVINQRLSSSQGADAAAVTTDTNLGPAELAKVTGDKELASRVGTGHFGYTNYIAFNPKVKPFDDPKVRQAISYAIDRTSVINAAGGSSLAEAATTYLPNQKSFGYTPYDHFPAGASGNPAKAKELLKEAGHQNGLTVTLTHSNDKDFETSPEIATAIQDALKKAGITVKLQGLESNDYKDKIHGAKTEPGFFLAHWGADWPSGGPFLAPIFDGRQIVKDGANFNTGFLDDKAVNTEIDAINKLTDLDEAAQRWGALDKKIGEQALTVPLFHPVYKRLYGKDVKNIVISDWTGVLDISQVAVK; the protein is encoded by the coding sequence ATGCGTCAACCGTCCGTGAACAGAGCCCGTGTGGCCACCGTTTCGCTTGCCCTGGTCGTGGCAGCGGGCGCCGCCGCCTGCGGGCCCAAGGACAACGATGCCAAGGGCGCCGGTGGCGACTCCAAGCCGCGGAAGGGGGGCACGCTCACCGTCCTCAACGCCAACCCGCAGGAGGACTTCGACCCGGCGCGCCTGTACACCTCCGGCGGCGGCAACGTCCCCTCCCTCGTCTTCCGTACGCTCACCACACGCAACCGCGAGAACGGGGCCGCCGGCGCCAAGGTCGTCCCCGACCTCGCCACCGACACCGGCCGCCCGAGCAAGGACGCGACCGTGTGGACGTACACCCTGAAGAAGGGCCTCAAGTACGAGGACGGCACGCCGATCACCTCCGCCGACATCAAGTACGGCATCGAGCGTTCCTTCGCGGCCGAACTCTCCGGCGGCGCCCCCTACCTGAGGGACTGGCTGATCGGCGGCGCCGACTACCAGGGCCCCTACAAGGACAAGAAGGGCCTCGAGTCGATCGAGACCCCGGACGACCTCACCATCGTCTTCCACCTCGACAAGCCCGAGGGCGAGTTCCCCTACCTCGCCACCCAGACGCAGTTCACGCCCGTCCCGAAGGCCAAGGACAACGGCACCAAGTACGAGGAGCACCCGATCTCCTCGGGCCCGTACAAGGTCGTCAAGAACGAGAACGACGGCGAGCGGCTGATCCTGGCGCGCAACACGCACTGGTCCGCGTCGACCGACGCCGAGCGCAAGGCCTACCCCGACAAGATCGACGTACGGTCCGGCCTGGACTCGTCCGTGATCAACCAGCGACTGTCCTCGTCCCAGGGCGCGGACGCCGCCGCCGTCACCACCGACACCAACCTCGGCCCCGCCGAGCTCGCCAAGGTCACCGGTGACAAGGAACTCGCCTCGCGCGTCGGCACCGGGCACTTCGGCTACACCAACTACATCGCCTTCAACCCGAAGGTGAAGCCGTTCGACGACCCGAAGGTGCGGCAGGCGATCTCGTACGCCATCGACCGCACATCGGTGATCAACGCGGCCGGCGGCTCCTCCCTCGCCGAGGCGGCGACCACCTACCTGCCGAACCAGAAGTCCTTCGGCTACACGCCCTACGACCACTTCCCGGCGGGCGCGTCCGGCAACCCGGCCAAGGCCAAGGAGCTCCTGAAGGAGGCGGGCCACCAGAACGGCCTCACCGTCACCCTCACGCACTCCAACGACAAGGACTTCGAGACCAGCCCGGAGATCGCCACCGCCATCCAGGACGCCCTGAAGAAGGCCGGGATCACCGTCAAGCTGCAGGGCCTTGAATCCAACGACTACAAGGACAAGATCCACGGCGCCAAGACCGAGCCCGGCTTCTTCCTCGCCCACTGGGGTGCCGACTGGCCCTCCGGCGGCCCCTTCCTCGCCCCGATCTTCGACGGCCGCCAGATCGTCAAGGACGGCGCCAACTTCAACACCGGCTTCCTCGACGACAAGGCCGTCAACACCGAGATCGACGCGATCAACAAGCTGACCGACCTCGACGAGGCCGCGCAGCGCTGGGGCGCACTCGACAAGAAGATCGGCGAACAGGCCCTGACCGTGCCGCTGTTCCACCCGGTGTACAAGCGCCTCTACGGCAAGGACGTCAAGAACATCGTGATCAGCGACTGGACCGGCGTGCTGGACATCTCCCAGGTCGCGGTGAAGTAG
- a CDS encoding alpha/beta fold hydrolase encodes MSSTELPSVLAATVTPRVGTVRVAEGERLRSVGLPGITLTVRSRPPAREGLPPALYVHGLGGSSQNWSALMLLLDGLVDSEALDLPGFGDSPPPDDGDYSVTGHARAVIRYLDAAERGPVHLFGNSLGGAVTTRVAAVRPDLVRTLTLVSPALPEIRVQRTAWPTALLAVPGVAGLFTRLTKDWNAEQRVRGVTALCYGDPGKVSPEGFRDAVEEMERRLALPYFWDAMTRSARGIVNAYTLGGQHGLWRQAERVLAPTLLVYGGRDQLVGYRMARRAARAFRDGRLLSLPEAGHVAMMEYPETVAMAFRELLAEYAESASSAVTGAGS; translated from the coding sequence ATGTCTTCGACCGAGCTGCCCTCCGTGCTGGCCGCCACCGTCACGCCGAGGGTCGGGACCGTCCGGGTCGCGGAGGGGGAACGGCTGAGATCGGTCGGCCTGCCCGGGATCACGCTGACCGTGCGTTCCCGGCCACCCGCCCGCGAGGGGCTGCCACCGGCGCTGTACGTGCACGGGCTGGGCGGTTCCTCGCAGAACTGGTCGGCCCTGATGCTGCTGCTCGACGGGCTCGTCGACAGCGAGGCCCTCGATCTGCCGGGCTTCGGGGACTCGCCGCCACCGGACGACGGGGACTACAGCGTCACCGGGCACGCGCGCGCGGTCATCCGCTACCTGGACGCCGCCGAGCGCGGCCCCGTGCACCTGTTCGGCAACTCACTGGGAGGTGCCGTCACCACCCGGGTCGCGGCCGTCCGGCCCGACCTCGTGCGGACGCTCACGCTCGTCTCGCCCGCGCTCCCGGAGATCCGCGTGCAGCGCACCGCGTGGCCGACCGCGTTGCTCGCGGTCCCCGGGGTGGCGGGGCTGTTCACCCGGCTCACCAAGGACTGGAACGCCGAACAGCGCGTCCGCGGGGTCACGGCGCTCTGTTACGGGGATCCCGGCAAGGTGTCGCCCGAGGGCTTCCGCGATGCGGTCGAGGAGATGGAGCGGCGGCTCGCGCTGCCCTACTTCTGGGACGCCATGACGCGCTCGGCGCGCGGGATCGTGAACGCGTACACGCTGGGCGGCCAGCACGGACTGTGGCGGCAGGCCGAGCGGGTGCTCGCGCCGACGCTGCTCGTCTACGGCGGCCGTGACCAGCTCGTCGGCTACCGCATGGCACGGCGCGCCGCGCGCGCCTTCCGTGACGGCCGGCTGCTGTCCCTGCCGGAGGCGGGGCATGTCGCGATGATGGAGTACCCGGAGACGGTGGCCATGGCCTTCCGTGAACTCCTCGCGGAATACGCCGAGTCGGCCTCGTCGGCCGTCACCGGTGCGGGGAGCTGA
- a CDS encoding Ms4533A family Cys-rich leader peptide: MWSSPAVRRAAIELALIGVTALCVADIHCR; encoded by the coding sequence ATGTGGTCCAGTCCTGCCGTCCGTCGCGCCGCCATCGAGCTGGCGCTGATCGGCGTGACCGCGCTCTGCGTGGCCGACATCCACTGTCGCTGA
- a CDS encoding ferritin-like fold-containing protein — translation MTTPDNAADTSAEAPGTTTPAATGVAARDWDTASADPQYRAAVVDLLGALAYGELAAFERLAEDAKLAPTLSDKAELAKMASAEFHHFERLRDRLSGIGEEPTGAMEPFVAAYDGFHKQTAPSDWLEGLVKAYVGDSIASDFYREVAARLDEDTRGLVLGVLDDTGHASFAVEKVRGAIDADPRLGGRLALWARRLMGEALSQSQRVVADRDALSTMLVGGVAAGFDLAEVGRMFSRITEAHTKRMAALGLAA, via the coding sequence ATGACGACGCCTGACAACGCCGCTGACACGTCCGCCGAGGCACCCGGCACCACCACCCCCGCGGCCACCGGAGTCGCCGCGCGGGACTGGGACACGGCGTCCGCCGACCCCCAGTACCGCGCCGCGGTCGTGGACCTGCTCGGAGCGCTCGCGTACGGCGAGCTGGCGGCGTTCGAGCGGCTCGCCGAGGACGCCAAGCTGGCGCCGACGCTGAGCGACAAGGCGGAGCTGGCCAAGATGGCGTCGGCCGAGTTCCACCACTTCGAGCGGCTGCGGGACCGGCTCTCCGGGATCGGCGAGGAGCCGACCGGGGCGATGGAGCCGTTCGTCGCCGCGTACGACGGTTTCCACAAGCAGACCGCGCCCTCGGACTGGCTGGAGGGGCTCGTCAAGGCCTACGTCGGCGACTCGATCGCCAGCGACTTCTACCGGGAGGTCGCCGCGCGGCTGGACGAGGACACGCGCGGTCTCGTCCTCGGCGTCCTGGACGACACCGGGCACGCGAGTTTCGCCGTGGAGAAGGTCCGTGGCGCGATCGACGCGGACCCGCGGTTGGGCGGCCGGCTCGCGCTGTGGGCGCGGCGGCTGATGGGCGAGGCGCTCTCCCAGTCGCAGCGGGTGGTCGCGGACCGCGACGCGCTGTCGACGATGCTCGTGGGCGGCGTGGCGGCCGGCTTCGACCTCGCGGAGGTCGGCCGGATGTTCTCGCGGATCACCGAGGCCCACACGAAGCGGATGGCGGCGCTGGGCCTGGCGGCCTAG
- a CDS encoding ABC transporter permease, whose product MSEAIIASQAPGTDISVPGASGARQFWRRLRTQRAALVAAAVVALLVLVALAAPLLTAVEGQDPTTYHPSLVDSARGGVPLGSLGGVSGDHWLGVEPQTGRDLFARLVYGARVSLGVAFAATLVQVLIGVGVGVAAGLGNRWVDQLLSRVTDIIIAMPLMIMSLALLAIVPSNFPRPVLVALIIGLVAWGSTAKIVRAHTLTLKELDHVAAARLSGWGPWRVARRELLPALAAPVITYAALLVPTNITVEAALSFLGVGVKPPTPSWGQMLTAADVWYQAAPQYLLLPAGSLFLTVLALTVLGDGVRTALDPRAASRLRIGTGRKREARA is encoded by the coding sequence ATGAGCGAGGCAATCATCGCCTCCCAGGCCCCCGGGACGGACATATCCGTCCCGGGGGCCTCCGGGGCCCGTCAGTTCTGGCGGCGGCTGCGCACCCAGCGCGCCGCCCTCGTCGCGGCGGCCGTCGTCGCGCTGCTCGTCCTGGTCGCACTCGCCGCACCGCTGCTCACGGCGGTGGAGGGCCAGGACCCGACCACCTACCACCCCTCGCTCGTCGACTCCGCGCGCGGCGGCGTACCGCTCGGATCACTCGGCGGTGTCAGCGGCGACCACTGGCTCGGCGTCGAACCGCAGACGGGCCGCGATCTCTTCGCCCGCCTCGTCTACGGCGCCCGGGTCTCCCTCGGTGTCGCGTTCGCGGCCACCCTCGTGCAGGTCCTCATCGGCGTCGGCGTCGGCGTCGCGGCAGGCCTCGGCAACCGATGGGTCGACCAACTGCTGAGCCGCGTCACCGACATCATCATCGCGATGCCCCTCATGATCATGTCCCTCGCGCTGCTCGCGATCGTGCCCAGCAACTTCCCGCGCCCCGTCCTGGTCGCCCTCATCATCGGCCTGGTGGCCTGGGGCTCGACCGCGAAGATCGTGCGCGCCCACACGCTGACCCTCAAGGAGCTCGACCACGTGGCGGCGGCCCGGCTCAGCGGCTGGGGCCCCTGGCGCGTCGCCCGCCGCGAACTCCTGCCCGCGCTGGCCGCGCCCGTCATCACGTACGCCGCCCTCCTCGTCCCCACGAACATCACCGTCGAGGCGGCGCTCAGCTTCCTCGGTGTCGGCGTGAAACCGCCGACCCCCTCGTGGGGCCAGATGCTCACCGCGGCCGACGTCTGGTACCAGGCGGCGCCGCAGTACCTGCTGCTGCCGGCGGGCTCGCTGTTCCTCACCGTGCTCGCGCTGACCGTCCTCGGCGACGGCGTGCGCACGGCCCTCGACCCGCGCGCCGCCTCGCGGCTGCGCATCGGCACGGGACGCAAGCGGGAGGCCAGGGCATGA